GTAATACCACGTGCGCGTAAGGGTTGCCTTTAGATTTGATAATACAAACCTTACCATCTGAGGATAGACCTAAGAAGCTGTGACCGGCTTTTACCGCTTGCATGGCGTTAACGGCAACGGTCATGCCGCCATCAGTACCATTTTTAAAGCCAACTGGGCATGATAAGCCTGAGCTCATTTCGCGGTGTGTTTGGCTTTCGGTGGTACGAGCACCAATCGCTGACCAGCTGATTAAGTCTTGCATGTACTGCGGGGTATTGGGGTCAAGGGCTTCGGTCGCACAAGGCAGACCTTTTTCATTCAAGTCAATCAAGAGTTTACGAGCAGTGCGCAGACCTTTTTCGATATCGAAGCTGTCATTCATATCGGGGTCATTAATCATGCCTTTCCAGCCGACCGTGGTACGTGGTTTTTCAAAATAAACCCGCATCACCACAAAAATAGTATCTTCGATTTCTTTTGCCAATACGGCTAAGCGATCCGCATATTCATGCGCTGCTTTAAGGTCATGGATAGAGCAAGGACCGACCACCACGAACAAACGCTTGTCTTTACCGTCCAAGATATCTTGAATAGTATGGCGACCTTTTAAGACGGTGTTATACGCTAAATCTGTTAAAGGGAGCTCAGTTTTTAGCTCGGCGGGAGTGATTAAAGGGATGAATTGTGCAATATTCACGTCATCAATATCTGCGTTATGAGTAGCTGGTGTAGTCATAGTTATATGTCGTCTAGCTAATTTATAGGA
This genomic window from Psychrobacter urativorans contains:
- a CDS encoding 3-deoxy-7-phosphoheptulonate synthase; translated protein: MTTPATHNADIDDVNIAQFIPLITPAELKTELPLTDLAYNTVLKGRHTIQDILDGKDKRLFVVVGPCSIHDLKAAHEYADRLAVLAKEIEDTIFVVMRVYFEKPRTTVGWKGMINDPDMNDSFDIEKGLRTARKLLIDLNEKGLPCATEALDPNTPQYMQDLISWSAIGARTTESQTHREMSSGLSCPVGFKNGTDGGMTVAVNAMQAVKAGHSFLGLSSDGKVCIIKSKGNPYAHVVLRGGNGKPNYDETAVAQVENELAKGKTSGKIMIDSSHANSGKDPYLQPMVIQNVAEQIQNGNKSIIGMMIESHLKGGNQNLTSDLDALEYGVSITDGCLDWDSTVTALRNLHDMVKDVLPNR